The Bradysia coprophila strain Holo2 chromosome X unlocalized genomic scaffold, BU_Bcop_v1 contig_12, whole genome shotgun sequence genome window below encodes:
- the LOC119067534 gene encoding vitellogenin-1-like isoform X3, translating into MKNIFIGVCVCFLFGHAYVHGASILGALGIGSGTSPLDKFSLGNVAESGVDTIKGVVSKLPSIIPTPEAMLQLTKNGLAGYPVEIMFTAINKFCSFSLAQKQVKPKVLPDLNKMNYLLKTPDRDYLIPIETPGKLWRHPAFNRELETTFLVTGWFSNINSTLENDALETVWEAYKCRGNLNFVVIDAADYVDTLYTWSAFNTEEIGKSFAKGLAELVKIYSEDNIHLVGHSLGAHIVGAAGRYFTEFTSKSLPRITGLDPASPCFNEGENLSGLSRGDALFVDVIHSNSGVLGKKDPVGDVDFYPNGVNPLPPGCLTIVCAHARSWEFFAESVYPGNERAYMATKCNSITSLNSGSCPGKRIPMGIDCPRTAKGNYFLTTKRSKPFGENALKESEINCARREPSDDVSFE; encoded by the exons atgaaaaatattttcatcggaGTGTGTGTCTGTTTCCTTTTTGGACATGCATACGTTCACGGTGCATCCATATTGGGAGCGTTAGGCATCGGCAGTGGTACTTCACCCCtagataaattttcattgggGAATGTAGCCGAATCAGGCGTTGATACAATTAAAGGCGTCGTGTCGAAACTGCCATCGATAATACCCACGCCAGAGGCAATGCTCCAGCTCACGAAGAATGGATTGGCTGGTTATCCcgttgaaattatgttcactgcaatcaataaatttt GTTCATTTTCACTGGCTCAGAAGCAAGTGAAACCAAAAGTTTTGCCTGACTTGAACAAGATGAATTATCTCTTAAAAACACCCGACCGTGACTATTTGATACCCATTGAAACGCCAGGAAAATTGTGGAGACATCCAGCATTTAATCGTGAATTGGAGACAACTTTTCTGGTTACAGGATGGTTTTCTAACATCAATTCGACATTGGAAAACGATGCCCTGGAGACTGTATGGGAAGCGTATAAATGCagaggaaatttaaattttgtt GTAATTGATGCAGCTGATTATGTTGATACATTATATACTTGGTCTGCCTTCAACACAGAGGAAATTGGTAAAAGTTTCGCAAAAGGTCTTGCTGAATTGGTAAAAATATATTCGGAAGATAATATCCATTTAGTCGG ACATTCTCTTGGTGCTCACATTGTTGGTGCAGCGGGCAGATATTTTACTGAGTTCACATCGAAATCACTCCCACGCATAACCGGATTGGATCCAG CTTCGCCTTGCTTCAATGAAGGCGAAAATTTGTCTGGTCTGTCTCGAGGTGACGCTTTGTTCGTTGACGTTATCCATAGCAATAGCGGTGTTTTGGGTAAAAAGGATCCTGTCGGCGATGTTGATTTCTACCCCAATGg TGTAAACCCACTTCCGCCCGGCTGTCTGACCATCGTTTGCGCTCATGCAAGATCTTGGGAATTTTTTGCGGAAAGTGTTTATCCGGGCAACGAAAGAGCATATATGGCTACCAAATGTAATTCGATCACATCGCTCAATAGTGGAAGCTGTCCCGGTAAACGTATCCCAATGGGTATTGATTGTCCGAGAACTGCTAAGGGAAACTACTTTTTGACAACAAAACGATCGAAGCCGTTCGGTGAGAATGCACTAAAGGAATCAGAAATCAATTGCGCCAGAAGGGAGCCAAGCGACGACGTATCATTCGAGTAg
- the LOC119067534 gene encoding vitellogenin-1-like isoform X2, with protein MFRLKMRVIQIVCSFVVICAVNYSNGQLFGNLLKNAIENSRSNRFRLGDVINSAEDASKGIALHIDNVIPTPEAFFNLGKNLILGYPIERAFSAINTFCSFSLAQKQVKPKVLPDLNKMNYLLKTPDRDYLIPIETPGKLWRHPAFNRELETTFLVTGWFSNINSTLENDALETVWEAYKCRGNLNFVVIDAADYVDTLYTWSAFNTEEIGKSFAKGLAELVKIYSEDNIHLVGHSLGAHIVGAAGRYFTEFTSKSLPRITGLDPASPCFNEGENLSGLSRGDALFVDVIHSNSGVLGKKDPVGDVDFYPNGVNPLPPGCLTIVCAHARSWEFFAESVYPGNERAYMATKCNSITSLNSGSCPGKRIPMGIDCPRTAKGNYFLTTKRSKPFGENALKESEINCARREPSDDVSFE; from the exons atgtttagacTGAAAATGCGAGTGATCCAAATTGTATGTTCCTTTGTTGTGATATGTGCAGTGAACTATTCAAACGGTCAATTATTTGGTAACCTTTTAAAAAATGCCATCGAAAATAGCCGATCGAATCGATTTCGATTGGGAGATGTAATTAACTCTGCGGAGGATGCAAGCAAAGGAATTGCATTGCACATAGATAATGTTATACCAACACCAGAGGCGTTTTTTAATCTCGGTAAAAATTTGATCCTCGGTTATCCGATTGAACGGGCGTTCAGTGCTATAAATACATTCT GTTCATTTTCACTGGCTCAGAAGCAAGTGAAACCAAAAGTTTTGCCTGACTTGAACAAGATGAATTATCTCTTAAAAACACCCGACCGTGACTATTTGATACCCATTGAAACGCCAGGAAAATTGTGGAGACATCCAGCATTTAATCGTGAATTGGAGACAACTTTTCTGGTTACAGGATGGTTTTCTAACATCAATTCGACATTGGAAAACGATGCCCTGGAGACTGTATGGGAAGCGTATAAATGCagaggaaatttaaattttgtt GTAATTGATGCAGCTGATTATGTTGATACATTATATACTTGGTCTGCCTTCAACACAGAGGAAATTGGTAAAAGTTTCGCAAAAGGTCTTGCTGAATTGGTAAAAATATATTCGGAAGATAATATCCATTTAGTCGG ACATTCTCTTGGTGCTCACATTGTTGGTGCAGCGGGCAGATATTTTACTGAGTTCACATCGAAATCACTCCCACGCATAACCGGATTGGATCCAG CTTCGCCTTGCTTCAATGAAGGCGAAAATTTGTCTGGTCTGTCTCGAGGTGACGCTTTGTTCGTTGACGTTATCCATAGCAATAGCGGTGTTTTGGGTAAAAAGGATCCTGTCGGCGATGTTGATTTCTACCCCAATGg TGTAAACCCACTTCCGCCCGGCTGTCTGACCATCGTTTGCGCTCATGCAAGATCTTGGGAATTTTTTGCGGAAAGTGTTTATCCGGGCAACGAAAGAGCATATATGGCTACCAAATGTAATTCGATCACATCGCTCAATAGTGGAAGCTGTCCCGGTAAACGTATCCCAATGGGTATTGATTGTCCGAGAACTGCTAAGGGAAACTACTTTTTGACAACAAAACGATCGAAGCCGTTCGGTGAGAATGCACTAAAGGAATCAGAAATCAATTGCGCCAGAAGGGAGCCAAGCGACGACGTATCATTCGAGTAg
- the LOC119067534 gene encoding vitellogenin-1-like isoform X1 yields MLVVRVLRNSLHLRYIVTLLANTIIFVNAQYVPNFLSSAFEFGRRFQPDHVVRSAIDASTGLLLTAQNAPIPTPVEFFDIGINLIVGYPTEQVFNAINTFCSFSLAQKQVKPKVLPDLNKMNYLLKTPDRDYLIPIETPGKLWRHPAFNRELETTFLVTGWFSNINSTLENDALETVWEAYKCRGNLNFVVIDAADYVDTLYTWSAFNTEEIGKSFAKGLAELVKIYSEDNIHLVGHSLGAHIVGAAGRYFTEFTSKSLPRITGLDPASPCFNEGENLSGLSRGDALFVDVIHSNSGVLGKKDPVGDVDFYPNGVNPLPPGCLTIVCAHARSWEFFAESVYPGNERAYMATKCNSITSLNSGSCPGKRIPMGIDCPRTAKGNYFLTTKRSKPFGENALKESEINCARREPSDDVSFE; encoded by the exons ATGCTGGTAGTTCGAGTGCTACGCAACTCTTTGCATCTTCGCTACATTGTAACACTGTTAGCCAACACTATTATCTTTGTCAATGCTCAATACGTTCCAAATTTCTTGAGTAGTGCTTTTGAATTTGGTCGTAGATTTCAACCGGATCATGTAGTTCGGTCTGCAATTGATGCGAGTACGGGATTATTACTGACTGCACAAAATGCACCAATTCCTACACCGGTGGAATTCTTTGATATCGGAATCAATTTGATAGTAGGATATCCGACGGAACAGGTTTTCAATGCCATTAACACCTTTT GTTCATTTTCACTGGCTCAGAAGCAAGTGAAACCAAAAGTTTTGCCTGACTTGAACAAGATGAATTATCTCTTAAAAACACCCGACCGTGACTATTTGATACCCATTGAAACGCCAGGAAAATTGTGGAGACATCCAGCATTTAATCGTGAATTGGAGACAACTTTTCTGGTTACAGGATGGTTTTCTAACATCAATTCGACATTGGAAAACGATGCCCTGGAGACTGTATGGGAAGCGTATAAATGCagaggaaatttaaattttgtt GTAATTGATGCAGCTGATTATGTTGATACATTATATACTTGGTCTGCCTTCAACACAGAGGAAATTGGTAAAAGTTTCGCAAAAGGTCTTGCTGAATTGGTAAAAATATATTCGGAAGATAATATCCATTTAGTCGG ACATTCTCTTGGTGCTCACATTGTTGGTGCAGCGGGCAGATATTTTACTGAGTTCACATCGAAATCACTCCCACGCATAACCGGATTGGATCCAG CTTCGCCTTGCTTCAATGAAGGCGAAAATTTGTCTGGTCTGTCTCGAGGTGACGCTTTGTTCGTTGACGTTATCCATAGCAATAGCGGTGTTTTGGGTAAAAAGGATCCTGTCGGCGATGTTGATTTCTACCCCAATGg TGTAAACCCACTTCCGCCCGGCTGTCTGACCATCGTTTGCGCTCATGCAAGATCTTGGGAATTTTTTGCGGAAAGTGTTTATCCGGGCAACGAAAGAGCATATATGGCTACCAAATGTAATTCGATCACATCGCTCAATAGTGGAAGCTGTCCCGGTAAACGTATCCCAATGGGTATTGATTGTCCGAGAACTGCTAAGGGAAACTACTTTTTGACAACAAAACGATCGAAGCCGTTCGGTGAGAATGCACTAAAGGAATCAGAAATCAATTGCGCCAGAAGGGAGCCAAGCGACGACGTATCATTCGAGTAg
- the LOC119067533 gene encoding phospholipase A1-like: MFCFYRSHTSEKAMAVKHFSFFKVFVFLLLIFVYLSEGRVKQPRHVASDEINEIGNRSAVPTSQTASLSEYVSSGVSTVKRMIDALPSPYQVIHYGKQALIGVPEEMASEARRFLCSKVVKLNDIVKEYHPKADDLNFEYLTYDSDNVTIALSDTEYLFNHPKFRMNWNVVLFVTGWNVNASNETVTAMYDGYRCRGGYNFLVLDTSKFLDSMYAWSEFSAEPIGEIVGDAIKNLTRFVPYERIHLIGEGIGAHIAGTAGRYYTKMTGNALPRITGLDPSRPCFSEDDRPNGLQRGDALFVDIIHSNVAMMWRLDPIGDADFYPNGPSIIQHGCWSTSCTRNQAYQFYVKTIYPGMEYSFNATKCESFRLFRTGTCNDASTPIPLGFSTPHWARGKFFLTSLMLPDFRVPSKKQCIES, from the exons atgttttgtttctaTCGGTCACACACTTCAGAGAAGGCAATGGCTGTGAagcatttttcgtttttcaaagttttcgtgtttttacttttgataTTTGTTTACTTAAGTGAAGGAAGAGTGAAACAGCCAAGACATGTTGCATCAGATGAGATCAACGAAATTGGAAACCGATCAGCTGTACCAACTTCTCAAACGGCTTCTCTCTCGGAATATGTTAGTTCTGGTGTAAGCACAGTCAAGCGAATGATTGACGCACTACCTAGTCCGTACCAAGTCATACATTACGGAAAACAAGCGTTAATCGGAGTCCCCGAAGAAATGGCATCGGAAGCAAGACGATTTTTGT GTTCCAAGGTTGTAAAATTGAACGATATAGTCAAGGAATACCATCCAAAAGCGgacgatttgaattttgagtaTCTTACATACGATTCGGACAATGTAACAATTGCATTGAGCGACACTGAATATTTGTTTAATCATCCGAAGTTTCGTATGAACTGGAATGTGGTTCTATTTGTAACCGGTTGGAATGTGAATGCATCAAATGAAACGGTTACAGCAATGTACGATGGTTACAGATGCCGTGGAGGATATAACTTTTTG GTCTTGGACACTTCCAAATTTCTTGATTCAATGTACGCTTGGTCAGAATTTAGTGCCGAACCGATTGGCGAAATAGTTGGTGATGCGATTAAGAATCTGACTCGATTCGTACCTTATGAAAGAATTCATTTGATCG gagAAGGTATCGGTGCTCACATTGCTGGAACAGCAGGACGTTACTACACCAAAATGACGGGAAACGCACTTCCTCGAATAACTGGACTCGATCCATCTAGACCATGCTTTAGTGAAGATGATCGACCGAACGGCCTGCAGCGAGGTGATGCGCTGTTCGTTGATATTATTCACTCAAACGTAGCGATGATGTGGAGACTAGACCCTATTGGAGATGCTGATTTTTATCCCAATGG TCCGAGTATAATCCAACACGGTTGCTGGTCTACTTCTTGCACTAGAAATCAAGCTTATCAATTTTACGTTAAGACGATTTATCCCGGAATGGAATATTCGTTCAATGCAACAAAATGTGAGTCTTTTCGATTATTTCGAACGGGAACTTGTAACGATGCATCGACTCCAATACCGTTGGGATTTTCGACGCCTCATTGGGCTAGAGGAAAGTTCTTTTTGACATCATTGATGTTACCTGACTTTCGGGTACCATCCAAAAAACAATGCATCGAAAGCTAA